CAACACCCCCGGTTAACTGAGGCGATCGCCAAACGCGGAGGAACTGAGTGGCTGGAAAACTGTACCGCAGCTGCTACAACGGGGGGAACCCCAACGGACAGTTCGCTCAAGTCGGGAAACCCGCCCACGCGACTGTCCTCCGCAACGCACTGCCTCACCAATATGACTAACGCCCAGGATAAACAGTGGGAAGGTAAGGGTAAAGAATCCGCATTTATTCAAGCCCTCAGCGAAGCATACAGCAATATAACTGAAAAGTCACAACAAACTACAGTACAAACCCAGCAGAAAAAGTCCGAACAGACTGATCGTCCGCTAACAAATCCACTATCCCAACTCGAACCCATAAACGCCGCCGTCGCTGAACACATGAAAAAAGATATTGCGATGGCACAAATAGCTACCCAGTTTATCGGTAAATCAGCTGCACCCCCCGAAACACCTTCAAGCACCCGTAATTACGAGCAAGCATGGGGAGAACACGCCAACACTGGAAATTACTCAAAAGACGACATCATTATGGTATCCGGATCTGGCCCGTGGCGCGGAGTGACAAGCGAGCAAATTGCCCAAACTTTTAAAAATCACTACAAACCGCTACTTAATAAGGCAATAAAAGCGAAAAGCTCTTTCATAGTCGGAAATGCACAAGGAAGTGACCAATTAGTTCAAAATTACCTTCAAGAAAAAGGGTATAAAGTAGAACAAACTTCCCAAGGATACGCTGTATTTAATCCTGTAGAAAATACCAAAATTAGTACCAACACTATTTCTTCCAATACACAAGTATTACATAACTCGTTTATTGCTAAAGACAAGAGCATTTTCCCTCAACAACAAAGTCAACAACCAAATATTGACCAAGCACTCGCATCACCTTCTCAACCCAGAATGCAGCAGGTTGGAGCGATGGATAGTATTATCGAGCGGATGAAAGCTAATACAATGCAAAATCTTCAAGACTGGTATGTAGCAGCTGAAAAGCTCGGTAAATCAGAAACATATCTCAATAGAATTCAGGAGGTAACTGATTTATACATCAAAGAAAATATCAGTCTTGAGAACGCTTTTAAGGCAATGGAGCAAGATATTAAGGAGCTAGAAAAAATTAATGAAATGACCAGTCTTGCCCAAAGTTTAGTGAAAATCATTGGACAGGAAGATATCAATGGCATTATGTCAGTACAAACAGAAAAATACCAAATTGCTACAAAAGCCCAAGACAAAATTTACTTAGTTAAAGATAAAAATGACAACATATTATTATATGTCAAAGAAGGAAAAGCCCAAGTAAGTAACATCAGTGATGAAACATTACAGGATTTTCAACTCATGAATTCCCGTATCAATAATGCTCTCAAAGATGTCAAAAAAGATTTAGTGGAGAGGTAATTTTAGTATGAAAGAACTAATCGAACTTCCAGTAGAAGGTTTAACTCCAGTGATGCAAGCCAGTCTCCTCAGAGAATTGATCAAACAGCTTAATATACCTAATGAGAAATTTGAAGAATGTGCAAAAAAGCCTCCAACTGCTGAGGAAACAAAAGAGGCTGTGCTACGGTTGAATTCGGAAATTAACAGAATCAGTGAAATACTGCAAGATGAAGCAAAAGTAAACTCTACAGAACTTGAACCTATCACTTTTGTTAATCAAGAGTCATCTTCACAAGCCGAAGCAAGCCAGTTCACAGGAACGACAATTGAACAAGAGATTCTAAAAAATCCCACAAATAAAAATGACGACAATAATGGCAACCCAGTAGAAGAGAGTCCAGAAGATAGAGTACAATCTCTTACCGCCGATTCTCAAATTAGACAGTTTGTTATTCCTGTAATTTTAGACCGCTTAGATATATTTGGAAAATCAGATAAAGAGACACAAGGGATTATTTATAAAGGTGAAGCATATACTGCAAGTCTAAAATTAGAAGAAGATTCGCAAACTCTTAGCCTTGATAGAAATTTGCCTGATTCCGAACAAAGTCAAGAAGCACTCTTGGCATCTCGTGACAATAAGTCAAAAGAGTACTCTATCACCATTAATAATCTCACCAAAGAGGAATTTGAACGTTTCAAGACTCTGTTCAATGAGCAACAAACACGCCGCGAACAGAGTCAACAACAATTCAAAAACCAGGATTCTGCTAAAGAGCTAGATTAAATCAACCCAAACCACACGCCATACATAAAAGCTATAAATCCAAAAATCTGCTTTTTATTAAAACTCAGGGGGGTCTTGGGACAAATAACAACCGCAACAGCAAAATAGTAAAAAGACGCAGTAAAGTCAAACAAACTCGTCGGGTTAACAGGCAATCTGCCTAACCCGACCAAACATAGCATCCCCATTAAAGACCAAACAACAATCTTTTCTATCCATCCTAAAATTTTATCGCTCTTCATAAAAAATTATCTATTCCTCCATCAATTCGCTGATAACTATTAAAACTAGTACTGATAAATAAAATTATCTAGTAAATAGATTGCTTAATGAAAACTACATAAACCACCCAATTACTTTGTAAAGTTTTTACAAATAATATAAAGATTTTAAATAAGCTAATTATTTTATAGTAATTGTAAAGATTAAATATTCTCGAAAAGGTAAGTGCTATAAGTATTATTATCAGGGACAATACCAATACCAAACCAAAAAAGCATATAATATGAAACCTATTAATGTTGTCATCATTGAAAATGAGAACATATCTAGGATTGGCGCGGCAACAATATTATCTGAAACTGGTGCAATCCAAGTATGTGGCGTTGCCAAATACGGAAAACAAGGAATAGAAATTGTTGACAAAGAAAAGCCAGATATCGTAATTATAAATATTGATTTACCGGATATCGATGGCATTGATGTAATAAGCACAATTAAATCCAAACACGCATCAATTAGAATTGTGGTTATGACTGCAAATAGCAGCAGAGATACCATTAACGCAGCAATTAGTAATGGCGCAGACTGCTACTACGCTAAAAATAGCGTTAGAGAAGAAGTAGGAGAAAGATTCGTTGAAGCAGTCATGGCTGCGTACAATAATGAATCATGGATTGACCCAACTATTAATCGTATTTTGATTGATAGTCTCAGGTCAAATGACACACCCGATAGAAATGCACTAGATTTGTTAAGTGATTTCTCTAATAAAGAGATCACAGTTCTTCAATTAGCTGCCGGAGGCATGAAAAATAATGAAATTGCCAATGTCATGTATGTTTCAGAAGGTACAGTAAGGTCATATCTACATAATTCAT
This Nostoc sp. KVJ3 DNA region includes the following protein-coding sequences:
- a CDS encoding response regulator: MKPINVVIIENENISRIGAATILSETGAIQVCGVAKYGKQGIEIVDKEKPDIVIINIDLPDIDGIDVISTIKSKHASIRIVVMTANSSRDTINAAISNGADCYYAKNSVREEVGERFVEAVMAAYNNESWIDPTINRILIDSLRSNDTPDRNALDLLSDFSNKEITVLQLAAGGMKNNEIANVMYVSEGTVRSYLHNSFIKLGVKDRLNAIREAIRLGILSFTDMKIEEEVTQETHARVKTNQKSQKDTAKTSNKGYKGWVA